Proteins from a single region of Chlamydia sp.:
- a CDS encoding class I SAM-dependent methyltransferase: protein MPKKAASSQSSYQKKYSAKQQPQDTSWEAIAHDYHEAVDCEGHFYHKQVILPNLLPKFRFSPTSSLVDIGCGQGILEKHVPQTLSYLGIDLSPSLLRFAKKSASSRSHCFLHHDMTKPLPTTYHNRFSDAVAILSLQNMESPEQAISHTAKLLAPQGRLFIVLNHPCFRIPRLSSWLYDEPKKLLSRKIDRYLSPLAIPIVAHPGEKYSETTYSFHFPLSYWTKALSDNHFLIENIEEWISPKNSSGKRARAENLCRKEFPLFLFISALKRS, encoded by the coding sequence ATGCCTAAAAAGGCGGCTTCCAGCCAATCCTCGTATCAAAAAAAATACTCCGCGAAACAGCAGCCCCAAGACACTTCCTGGGAAGCCATCGCTCATGATTACCATGAGGCTGTCGATTGTGAGGGTCATTTTTACCACAAACAGGTTATCCTTCCAAATTTGCTTCCTAAGTTCCGTTTTTCACCCACGTCATCTCTTGTTGATATAGGGTGTGGTCAAGGTATTTTAGAGAAACATGTACCTCAAACACTTTCTTATTTAGGGATAGACCTTTCCCCCAGTTTATTGCGTTTTGCTAAAAAAAGTGCTTCATCGCGGTCTCACTGCTTTCTTCACCATGATATGACCAAGCCTCTACCGACAACATACCATAATCGGTTCTCTGATGCCGTTGCTATCCTATCTCTTCAAAACATGGAATCTCCAGAGCAGGCGATTTCACACACAGCAAAGCTTTTAGCTCCCCAAGGTAGATTATTCATCGTATTGAACCATCCATGCTTCCGTATCCCTCGCCTCTCTTCCTGGCTTTATGATGAACCTAAGAAACTTTTATCGAGAAAAATAGATCGTTACCTCTCTCCTTTAGCCATTCCTATTGTGGCTCATCCTGGGGAAAAATACTCTGAAACGACCTATTCTTTCCATTTTCCTCTAAGCTATTGGACAAAAGCTTTATCGGACAATCATTTCCTCATTGAAAATATTGAAGAATGGATTTCTCCAAAAAATTCATCTGGGAAAAGAGCTCGCGCAGAAAATCTTTGTCGCAAAGAATTCCCACTTTTCTTGTTTATCTCAGCATTAAAAAGATCGTGA